The following are encoded in a window of Phycisphaerae bacterium genomic DNA:
- a CDS encoding type Z 30S ribosomal protein S14, with product MARLALKLKCKRVPKFKVRAYRRCELCGRSRAVYRKFKVCRLCFRKLALEGRIPGVRKASW from the coding sequence ATGGCCAGGCTGGCGCTCAAACTCAAGTGCAAACGCGTGCCCAAGTTCAAGGTCCGCGCGTACCGCCGCTGCGAGCTGTGCGGCCGGTCGCGCGCGGTCTATCGCAAATTCAAGGTCTGCCGGTTGTGCTTCCGGAAGCTGGCCCTCGAAGGCCGCATCCCGGGCGTACGCAAGGCCAGTTGGTAG
- the rplF gene encoding 50S ribosomal protein L6: MSRIGKKPIPIPAGVKVDLAGAVVNVSGPKGKLTWKVPAPITVALEQSQVVVRRPDDVAQNRALHGLARALIADMIHGCAEGYSRALEIYGTGYSSSVEGKNLLLNCGYMGRGVGKKAQFIIPIPEGLQIKVEVPTARGNTEPARFVVMGPDKQQVNQFAAEIRKLRKPEPYLGKGIRYLGEHIRRKAGKVFAGGGAGG, from the coding sequence ATGTCGCGCATAGGCAAGAAACCGATTCCCATCCCCGCCGGCGTCAAGGTCGACCTGGCCGGCGCGGTGGTCAACGTCTCCGGCCCCAAGGGCAAGCTAACCTGGAAGGTCCCCGCCCCGATCACCGTGGCCCTCGAGCAGAGCCAGGTGGTCGTGCGCCGCCCGGACGACGTCGCGCAGAACCGCGCGCTGCACGGCCTGGCCCGCGCGCTGATCGCCGACATGATCCACGGGTGCGCCGAGGGTTACAGCCGCGCGCTCGAGATCTACGGCACCGGCTACAGCAGCAGCGTCGAGGGCAAGAACCTGCTCCTCAACTGCGGCTACATGGGCCGCGGCGTCGGCAAGAAAGCCCAGTTCATCATCCCCATCCCCGAGGGCCTGCAGATCAAGGTCGAGGTGCCCACCGCCCGTGGCAACACCGAGCCGGCCCGCTTCGTCGTGATGGGGCCCGATAAGCAGCAGGTCAACCAGTTCGCGGCGGAAATCCGCAAGTTGCGCAAGCCCGAACCCTACCTGGGCAAGGGCATTCGCTACCTCGGCGAGCACATCCGCCGCAAGGCCGGCAAGGTGTTCGCGGGCGGCGGCGCCGGCGGCTAA
- the rpsE gene encoding 30S ribosomal protein S5 — protein sequence MVARPGAPSGRNRPGRGPREGAEFGDERTVEDTVVKLYRCATVVKGGRRFSFGALVVVGDRQGQVGFGYGKANEVPPAVEKGVKQARRALFRVPLRGTSIPHRVIGRFGASQVVLIPASEGTGVIAGAAPRAVLELAGVKDVLTKCYGSTSPKNLVKATINGLKALRTRALVESLRGVTLDLPPERTPLKPTVTTDLDEQPVPATDEPAAPRPQEEPGHDA from the coding sequence ATGGTAGCGAGGCCCGGAGCCCCCAGCGGCCGTAATCGACCCGGACGCGGCCCACGTGAAGGCGCGGAGTTCGGCGACGAACGGACCGTTGAAGATACCGTCGTTAAGCTCTATCGGTGCGCCACCGTCGTCAAAGGCGGCCGCCGATTCTCCTTCGGTGCCCTGGTCGTCGTCGGCGACCGCCAGGGACAGGTCGGCTTCGGCTACGGCAAGGCCAACGAAGTCCCGCCCGCTGTCGAGAAGGGCGTCAAGCAGGCGCGCCGCGCCCTGTTCCGCGTCCCGCTCCGCGGCACCTCGATCCCGCACCGCGTCATCGGCCGCTTCGGCGCCAGCCAGGTCGTCCTGATCCCGGCGTCCGAAGGTACCGGCGTCATCGCCGGCGCCGCGCCCCGCGCCGTGCTCGAGCTCGCCGGCGTCAAGGACGTGCTGACGAAATGCTACGGCTCGACCAGCCCGAAGAACCTGGTCAAGGCCACCATCAATGGATTGAAGGCCCTGCGGACGCGCGCCCTCGTCGAGTCGCTCCGGGGCGTGACCCTGGATCTGCCGCCCGAGCGCACCCCGCTCAAGCCCACGGTGACCACGGACCTGGACGAGCAGCCCGTGCCCGCCACGGACGAACCGGCCGCGCCCCGGCCGCAGGAGGAGCCCGGCCATGATGCTTAA
- the rplO gene encoding 50S ribosomal protein L15, whose translation MMLNQVTGQAGAHQRRKRVGRGESSGHGKTCGRGNKGCQSRAGGGTRPLHEGGQMPIFRRLPKRGFSNFVFRTEYQVVNLAALDSNFESGQTVDVAALRGRGLISGADPLVKVLGAGELSKPLTVAVHACSAKARAAIEQARGTVQLLARPERAAQAKAKRNTAKKKPAPPAAGS comes from the coding sequence ATGATGCTTAACCAGGTCACCGGTCAGGCGGGGGCCCACCAGCGCCGCAAGCGCGTCGGCCGCGGCGAATCCAGCGGACACGGCAAGACCTGTGGCCGCGGCAACAAGGGTTGCCAGTCGCGCGCCGGCGGCGGGACGCGCCCGCTGCACGAAGGCGGGCAGATGCCGATCTTCCGCCGCTTGCCGAAGCGCGGTTTCAGCAACTTTGTCTTTCGCACCGAATACCAGGTTGTGAATCTCGCCGCGCTGGACTCCAACTTCGAGAGCGGCCAGACCGTCGACGTCGCCGCCCTGCGCGGCCGCGGCCTGATCAGCGGCGCGGACCCGCTGGTAAAGGTCCTCGGCGCGGGCGAGCTGTCGAAGCCGCTGACCGTCGCGGTGCACGCGTGCAGCGCGAAGGCCCGCGCGGCCATCGAGCAGGCGCGCGGCACCGTGCAACTGCTGGCGCGGCCCGAGCGCGCCGCCCAGGCCAAGGCGAAACGCAACACCGCGAAGAAGAAGCCGGCCCCGCCCGCGGCCGGGAGCTGA
- the rpsH gene encoding 30S ribosomal protein S8 has product MPSSDPIADMLTRIRNANRVGKKRVRIKRSKVCLGVARVLKEEGYIADYVSIDDATQGIIEVDLKYGPLGEKVILDVQRASRPGRRTYTRVDELRRVRDGLGIAVVSTSRGVLSDRQCRQQRVGGEVLCTVW; this is encoded by the coding sequence ATGCCGAGTTCCGACCCGATCGCCGACATGCTGACGCGGATTCGCAATGCCAACCGCGTGGGTAAGAAACGGGTGCGCATCAAGCGCAGCAAGGTGTGCCTGGGGGTGGCCCGCGTGCTCAAGGAAGAGGGCTACATCGCCGACTACGTGTCGATCGATGACGCCACCCAGGGGATCATCGAGGTCGACCTCAAGTACGGCCCCCTGGGCGAGAAGGTCATCCTCGACGTGCAGCGCGCCAGCCGCCCCGGCCGGCGGACCTACACCCGCGTCGACGAGCTCCGCCGCGTGCGCGACGGCCTCGGCATCGCGGTCGTCTCTACCAGCCGCGGCGTCTTGAGTGACCGGCAGTGCCGGCAGCAGCGCGTCGGCGGCGAAGTGCTCTGTACCGTGTGGTGA
- a CDS encoding 50S ribosomal protein L18 — MRKELIKAWREARRVRRVRRKVMGETQRPRLTVARSLRHISAQIIDDESGRTLCAVSTEARELRDQVKYGGNVQAAKLIGKLLGEKATQLGIAQVCFDRRGRKFHGRVRALAEAAREAGLKF; from the coding sequence GTGAGAAAAGAACTGATCAAGGCGTGGCGCGAGGCCCGGCGCGTCCGGCGCGTGCGCCGCAAGGTGATGGGGGAGACCCAGCGCCCGCGACTGACCGTCGCCCGTTCGCTGCGGCACATCTCCGCCCAGATCATCGACGACGAGTCGGGCCGGACGTTGTGCGCCGTGTCGACGGAGGCCCGCGAGCTGCGTGACCAGGTGAAATACGGGGGCAACGTGCAGGCGGCCAAGTTGATCGGCAAACTCCTGGGCGAGAAGGCCACCCAGCTCGGTATTGCCCAGGTCTGCTTCGATCGTCGCGGCAGGAAGTTTCACGGTCGGGTCCGTGCGCTGGCAGAAGCCGCGCGCGAGGCCGGATTGAAGTTCTAG
- the rplE gene encoding 50S ribosomal protein L5 gives MMPRLLDKYRQEVLPKLKTELGRANPMSLPKLEKVVLSMGLGKAVAESGNKSRENKRFAEAEAALATVTGQKPLVCKARKSVSNFKLREGYDVGLKVTLRGHRMYEFLDRLICLAVPRIRDFRGLNPGSFDGRGNYGMGVSEYGVFPEINPDKVTYQQGMNITICTTARNDGEARLLLTLLGMPFRS, from the coding sequence CTGATGCCTCGCTTGCTGGACAAGTACCGGCAGGAAGTGCTGCCGAAGCTGAAGACCGAGCTGGGCCGGGCCAACCCCATGTCCCTGCCCAAGCTCGAAAAGGTCGTGCTCTCGATGGGCTTGGGCAAGGCCGTGGCCGAGTCCGGCAACAAGTCCCGCGAGAACAAGCGGTTCGCGGAGGCCGAGGCCGCCCTGGCGACCGTCACGGGCCAGAAGCCCCTGGTCTGCAAGGCCCGCAAAAGCGTGTCGAACTTCAAGCTCCGCGAAGGTTACGACGTGGGCCTGAAGGTCACGCTCCGCGGCCACCGCATGTACGAGTTTCTCGACCGCCTGATCTGCCTCGCCGTGCCGCGCATCCGCGACTTCCGCGGCCTGAACCCCGGCAGCTTCGACGGCCGCGGCAACTACGGCATGGGTGTGTCCGAGTACGGCGTGTTCCCCGAAATCAACCCCGACAAGGTGACGTACCAGCAGGGCATGAACATCACGATCTGCACCACCGCGCGCAACGATGGCGAGGCGCGCCTGCTGCTGACGCTGCTGGGCATGCCGTTCAGGAGCTAG